Sequence from the Fulvivirga ligni genome:
ATATATAATGATTTCATGGAGAATGAAAAGAAAATAGAAGAAACAGGAAAGCTTCGAAATTTAAACGGTGTAACTGATACAGATGCTTTCTATATAAATTGCAGCCCTGATGCAGAGTCACATAAAAAAACCTTGCTTTATGGTGAAAATGCGACTGCAAGAGATCACAAATTTACAATGGTTGGGGTTTCTGCTTTTGATAAACAATCTCATACCTATATCACTCTAAAATTAGTTCAGAGCAGAGAAGGTAAAAAGTTGAAAGTAGTATGGATCAAAATGTAAATTTAAGATAAAATTAATCTTGATAAGCTAATCAATAGAATGAAACTCAGTAAATTGTGGCATGCTTTCCATTAATACTGAAAGACTGTCGCTTCTGGAAATTACTGAGGCAGACTGTGAATTTATACTTGAGCTGATGAATACAGCAGGATGGCTCAAGTTTATAGGAGATCGAGGAGTTAAATCTGTGGATCAGGCTAAACAATATATTGAAAACCGCATAAGAAGTAGCTATCTGGAATACGGCTTTGGGATGAATAAAATAGTCCTAAAAAATGATAATGTGCCTATCGGTATGTGTGGTTTAGTAAAGAGAGATTATTTGGAAGGGCCAGACATCGGCTTTGCTATATTGCCTGAATATGAGGGGTTTGGCTATGCTTTTGAAGCGGCCCAGGCCGTATTAAACCATGCAATTCATGAACTGAAGTTAAGCAATGTGATGGCCATTACGGATCCTGATAATGAACGTTCCCAGAAATTAATACGAAAGCTCGGTATGAAAGAAAGAAGCAGCATTGATCCTCAAGGGAAGAGTATCAGCATGTTTTCATACCGATAAAACCATAATATTTTGATATTTCAAAACCTTAAACCGTATACAGCCGTATATTATAATGGTTTACAGGTTGAAAATAAATGAAAGTTGAAAAAGGTTGAAGTCTTCGGATTTCAACCTTTTTTGTTTTTAACAATATGGTGTAAAATCCTGTTAGTGCTGTAGTGTAATCTGGCAAAGATATTGTTGATTACGACTATAGGTATAAAATGTAAAAACTATAAAAATGAGAAATAGAATATATACTACATTATTACTAATGCTTATTTCTGTTGTGGCATTCGGACAGAAGAAAATGAAAAGTCCGGCCGCAAGTTCGGAAGGAAGTATTGATGGGGTAAAGGTTGAAGTAAAATATCACCAACCCTCAGTTCAAGGAAGACAAGTTATGGGTAAGCTAGTACCTTACGGCCAGGTTTGGAGAACAGGAGCGAATAATGCCACTACTATCTCCTTTGATCAGGATGTTAAGGTGGAAGGTAAAGCCCTGCCTAAAGGTACCTATGCTCTCTTTACCATCCCAGGTGAAGGCGAGTGGGAGATCATTTTCAACAAAAATGCTAACCAGTGGGGCGCATTTAATTATGACAAGGCTGAAGATGTACTACGAGTGAAAGTGAAATCTAAAGCTACATCCTCTATGGTAGAAGCATTTACCATTACCGTGGGAAGCAATGATGTTTCAATGGCCTGGGAGAATACGGAAGTGAAATTTAAAGTGAGCAAATAGAAATTTTTCACATAAAAAGTGGAAATTCTATTTAAATGTGATTTCCTAGGGCTAATTTGAGCTCGGAAATATGAATTTGATTGAATGAAGCAAAAAATAGTTATCGGCAGAAATGATAAAATTGATCTGCCGAAATTACATTTATATGACCTGGACGCCAAGGTAGATACTGGCGCTTTTACCTCAGCCATTCATTATCACATGGCAGAAGTAATTGAAAAAGAGGGCAGAAGAGTGCTGCATTTTACTCTTTTAGATCCTTCTCACCCTGATTATAACGGGAAGAGCTTTTACTTCGAGAATTTTGAAGAAAGAGAAATAAAAAATTCTTTCGGAGATTCTGAAAGAAGGTATATTATCAGCACTATAATACATATCTTCGGCCGCGATTTTGAAACTGAATTCTCCCTGAGTAATAGAGGCAACTTAAAGTTTCCCATCCTCTTAGGGCGTAAGCTTTTGAAAAAGGGTTTTTTGGTAGATGTATCATACAAAAACCTTTCCTTTAATCAGAAGCAGAAATAATTATAAACCGGCATAAGCCATAAAATTTTAAACTAGCAAAACCAACAGACATGAAGGTAGGAATCCTATCCCGGAACCAAGATTTATATTCTACACGCAGATTAGTAGAGGCTTGTGAAGTGCGAGGGCATGAGTGTGAGGTGATCGACCACCTTAAGTGTACCCTGGTAATGGAGCAAAACAACCCTACGGTAATATACAAAGGACGTCACCTGGATGACTTCAATGCTATTATTCCTAGAATAGGTGCCTCTGTAACTTTCTATGGCTCAGCAGTGGTAAGGCAGTTTGAAATGATGAAAGTTTTCACCGCTGTGGAATCTCAAGCCTTAATCAGGTCGAGAGATAAACTGAGAAGTTTGCAAATTCTCTCTAGAGCGGGTTTGGGATTACCTAAGACAGTATTCACAAACTATTCCAGAGATACTGATGATATTTTGAATGGCGTTGGCGGAGCTCCTGTTATTATAAAGTTATTAGAAGGTACTCAGGGTCTAGGGGTGGTGCTGGCTGAAAATAAAAAAGCAGCGGCCTCTGTTATTGAAGCTTTTCATGGACTTAAAGCAAGAGTGATAGTGCAAGAATATATCAAAGAAGCTGGTGGTGCTGATATTAGAGCTTTCATTGTAGATGGCGAAGTAGTTGGTGCTATGAAAAGACAAGCTAAAGAAGGTGAGTTCAGATCTAATCTGCATAGAGGAGGTACATCTCAGGTGATTAAACTATCTCGTAAAGAGAAGTCTGCGGCCATCACTGCTGCAAAGAAAATGGGTCTGGGTGTAGCTGGTGTTGATATGCTTCAGTCATCTAGAGGGCCATTAATATTGGAGGTAAACTCTTCACCAGGATTAGAAGGAATTGAAAATGCTACCGGTTTGGATATTGCAGGTAAAATTGTTGAATATCTGGATCGAAACAGTAGCAAACAGAAAAGAATACAAAAGGATAAAGTGAATGCCTGATATTGTTATTGATGGCCATAAGGTGTCTCCGGGGCAAGATATTCAAATTAATGCCCTGATTGCCAGATTGCCTACCAGAACACCAATAAATATTCCCGTTTTTGTGAGCCGGTCTACCAAGCCCGGCCCTACGCTTTTGGTTATGGCTGGTGTGCATGGAGATGAAACCAACGGGATTGAAATCTTAAGAAGAATCATCATAAATAACTATCACAAGCCTACTAAGGGTACGGTGATAGCTATTCCTGTTTTTAACGTTTATGGTTTTATAAATCATTCACGTGGATTGCCAGATGGAAGAGATCTGAATCGATCCTTTCCTGGATCTAAAAATGGATCTTTAGCAAGTCGTGTGGCTCATTTTATGACCAGCGAAATACTGCCTCAGGTAGACTTTGGAATAGATTTTCATACCGGTGGGGCTAGTCATAACAACTTCCCGCAGATTCGAGGTGTTTTTAATACCGTGAAGGAAATGGAAGTTGCTAAGGCTTTTGGTGCGCCATTTATTATAGAATCTCCTTTTAGAGAGAAGTCGTTAAGGAAAACGGCGGATAAGGCCAATAAAACTATTTTGGTTTATGAAGGAGGAGAAACACTTAGGTTAAGGAAAAAGGTGATTGACACCGGCGTGGATGGCATGCTAAGAGTAATGAAATACCTTGGAATGAGAGATGATGCTCCGGAAATAGAGCAAAAGTCTATCTATCTAAAAACCTCCACCTGGGTAAGAGCCAAGTATGCAGGGCTACATCACGCTGATGTCCGAAATGGTAGCAGAGTCGAGAAAAATGAAGTTTTAGGCCTTATTACAGATCCTTACGGTCAATTTGAAAAGAAAATAAAATCACCTGTAAATGGTTTTGTGATTGGAATAAATAACTATCCGGTCGTAAATATGGGAGACGCTATTTTACATATAGGTAGCGAATAGAATTAATTTTTATATTGCATTAATGAATCCTGAACTTCAAGGGCAATACAACAACCTAAAAACCATCTTAAATGATAAGTTTCTCTCTGTTTTATGTAGAGAAATTAACGGCCACATTGATTTTCTTAAAAGAGTAAAGTCTTTAGAATCTAAGATTATTAAAGCTAATATCAGTACTCAACAGTATGATAAATCACTAGCCATAATCAAGGATTATAAGTCTACCCTTATTGTAGAAGTAGAAAAGCAGTTTACTCCTCCTGAGATTGTAAATTTTGATGTTGACTTCCTGAATTTTAATCAGGATATAACAGATTATATTGCACAACTAGAACTAGATTATGTAAGGAAGCAGGAAGAGTCGCGCTTTCAACCCACAGATGGTGACTCAGTTTTACTCAAGGTTAAAAAATGGTTCAAACGCTTTTTTTATAATACGAGTAAACTGCCGGTCAGAACAGGTAACGCTTTTAGAAAGCTTTTCAAAAAGCCAGTTAAGGAGCTTAAACCATGGACTCATCATATTCATTTACAGGACCTTACTGCTTATTTCTTCAAAGAGAAGCTGCCTTGTCAGCTTTTGCCGATCATTGATAAGCTCAACTTAAGATTGAGTCATGCTACTAAAGTGGCCTGGAAGATTGACGAGCAGATAGAGGTAATATGTAATCAGCTGGTAGAGCAGGATGATTACACCAGTGAACTGACCTTGGAGGTTCTAGAGCCTCTCGATCAGGCCATCACTAATCTGGAGGAGTTCAAAGGTGAACTCAAAAATGACTTAATTGAGGCATTTGAGAATGTTTTTGGTAAGTATGAAGATGCGTTTCTGAAAGTGGGAACCATGGAGCTTAGTAATAATAAGTTTAAGCCTGTGAAATCTTCTAAGCTGCATTCTGAATTACTTAAGCAATACAAATCTAAGCGAGAAGGCTGGTATCATCTATTTACCGTATTGTCAGATGACTGGGAAATAGACCTGGAACTATATTTCATTCTTTATTCGGGCTTATTGGAGTATCACCGTACACTACATATTCTTAAGCAGAAGATAGACACCGCGGTTATTTCTAAACTAGAGACTATAGCCTCTTATCTTGAAAGTATCAAAGATCAGATTCAAAAGGCCCCAGATGAGGCTGCTTTGAAAATGGTGATGGAACAAAATATGAAGGCTGTTAGGGGTGAACTTACTCCTAAAATTCTGCCCGAAACTAATGACCTTATTTTAAGGCAGGATCTTCCTTCTTTGGTAAATAATATTGAATCCAAAATTGATAAACTCATCTCTTCTGTTTCCGAAAAGAGGGCGGTTGTGAAAGGTCTCAACTATGATGAAGCTATTAAAAGTTCATCCATTAGTTATGTGTCTCCTTATGAGTTAATTCATTTTGAATCCTGGCCAGAGCTGGTTAAAGAGATTAAGGCCATCAAAATAAAGCTTACCGAGCAGCTCAGTGTTATTCAAAATGACATTTCCGGGCTGGGTCAGATAGCCGAGTTTAATTTGGAATCAGCCATGTCGCTTTTCAATGAGGAGGATAGAAAAGATCAACCTGATGTAATAGCATTACAAGGAATAGATCGCACGATCGAAAGAGTGAAGGCTATCCAGTTATCATTTCAAAGCTTTGAAAATGACGTGGAGAGTGTTTTATATGAGGGTATTCAGCAATTCAATAAAAGGCTGGTTCAGTTTACCAATAATGAGAATATCTATGACATTAGGGTAAGAATAGCCAAAGGAAAGGCACTACAGAGGAGTAAGGAGTGGCGGGAGCAGGCTATTTATAAGCTGAAGAACATTGTGCCTACGGTTATTTCTTTCGCAAGGCTCAACTATCAGAAAGTCAATCATTTTGTAACTACAACTTATAAAAAGTATGGCTTGACCAGCCAGCCTGAGAGTATTACAGCAGAGCTGGCAGACTTCCTTGCTGAGACTAAAGGTGCAATAGAAAAACTTCCTTTTGTCTATCAAAGGCTGTTTAAATTGGAGCCTTTGTCGGATATCAACTTTTTTGAAGGTAGGGCAGAGGAAATGCTTACGTTGAATACGGCTTATAATAATTGGATGAAAGGCCGTTTTGCTGCCACCGTTTTATTGGGAGAAAAAGGTAGTGGAGCTACTACGTTGCTTAATTTCTATCTAAGCGATCTTGGAACGTCAAGTGCCGTACACCGATTGGTTCCAAAGTCCAGCATTTCAAGTATTGAGGAGTTGCTTGAATGGTTCTCGATATCTTTTGAGCAAAATTTTAAATCAGCTGATGAGCTAATCATATTTCTAAATCAGAAGAAGAGAGTACTGGTGTTAGAAGATATTCAAAAGCTGTATTTGAAAAAAGTGAAGGGTTTTGAAGCTCTAAAATGGTTGTCAGAAATTATTGCGCTTACTAATGAGAAGGTATTTTATGTATGTAGCTGCACCAAATATGCGTGGAGTTATTTAGATAAGACCATTCAGTTATCAGAGCACTTTAGTTATCATATTTCATTAAACGATATGGCTGATGGTTCCGTGGTCAATGTGATAGAGAAAAGGCACCGTGTTAGTGGGTATAATCTTAAATTTGAACCCACCGTTTCCGAGTTAAATAATAAGAAATTTAAGAAACTGCCTGAACAGGAACAGCAGGTGGTTTTAAGGGAGAGGTATTTTTCTTCTATGAATAAAATTGCCAAGAGCAATGTCAGCCTGGCACTAGTTTATTGGCTTAGGTCGACCAGACAAATTACAGGTAATACCATCCATATAGGATCTCTCAAAGAGATTGATTTTTCCTTTATGAAAGGCCTCTCTATGAATAAAGTGTTCGCTTTGGCTAACATAGTATTGCATGACGGGCTTACCGAAGATGAATGTGTAGCTATTGAACGAAGTTCTGTAAGGAAGGTGAGGTCTACACTTTATCCTCTATTTGAAGACGGTATTCTCGTGAAAAATGAAGGTAAATATTATATTAACCCTTTGCTGTACAGACATACTATCCAACTGCTAAAATCTAAAAACATAGTTCATTAACGTGAAAAAAGCTTTTTTTATACTGATCTTATTCATTAACTCATGTATAGCATGGGCTCAGGCTGACTCTGTGAAAGATACTACTGTTATGGTAGTGGCGATTAAGGCAGACTCTACAGTGCCCGTTGCTGTAAAAGTAGATACAGCAACCGTTACGGCTGATGAGAAACTTAATAATGAGATCAGCGATTTGAAGAAAGATATCCCATCACTTTCTGATCTAATCTCCATTGGTAAGGTCTTTTGGGCCATTGTATTTCTATTTGGAGGATACTTTACAGTCCGCTTCATTGGGTCCATTCTGGAAAAGCTTGCAGAGAAGAGTACTAACTATCGAATTACTATTAAGGGTCTCGTCCCAGTGATAAAGATATCCGTTTGGATGATTGTCCTATTTATCATCATTATGGGGATTTTTCATCCTCCCGTGAATGGTATAATAGCCGCTACAGCTTCCATAGGTATTGCAGTAGGTTTTGCTGCTCAGGATATTCTTAAAAACATCTTTGGCGGTATCATGATCCTTTTTGACAGACCGTTTCAGGTGGGAGATAAGATTGAGATTGGAGAGTACTACGGTGAAGTCCTTGAGATTGGCTTGAGGTCTACGAGAATTGTTACACCTGATGATTCACTTGTAAGTGTTCCAAATGGAGAGTTAATGAACAAGTCGGTATCTAATTCTAATACGGGAGAGGCTAATTGTCAGGTAGTTGCAGAGATATACCTGCCTATTACCGTGGATACTGCTGAAGTGCGCAAGATCGCTATAGAATCAGCTCAGGTTTCCAGATTTATCTACCTTAATAAGCCCATTACTGTACTGTTCTTTAACGAAGTGAAGGAGCGAAGGTCATATTTGAAGATGAGATTAAAGGCCTATGTTTCTGATATAAGGAATGAGTTTGCCTTTAAAAGTGATATGACTGAGATCGTTATGAGAGAACTTTTAAGTCAAAAGGTGATTTCACCTGATGACTTAAAATAATTCCCTTATCATTTATAGCAAGCTAGCCATCTGCTGTTCTTGCATGCTTTTTAATTTCACCAACTGAATTTTATCTACATCATAGATGTCTTTTCTGAAGTTGATAAGGCCATTAGTGTCAACCCAAGAGGTTCTGTATACTAAGAATACTGGCACATCTTCAGTAAGCTTTACATTAACGGGTTCATCCTTTTCCATGTATTCTTTCACCTTGAAGCTATCCCAATCCTGATCGCTTAATAAATACTCTGCTAATTTATCCGGTTGTTCTAATCTCACACATCCATGGCTAAATGCTCTTTTGTCTCTTGAGAATAAATAATCAGAAGGAGTATCGTGCAAGTATATGCTTCTGCCGTTCGTTAGAGGGAATTTAACAAGACCTAAGGCGTTTCTTCTACCTGGCTTTTGTACAACTCTTAAATTATTTATGTTAACCGTTTCCCAGTTTACTGTTGCAGGATCAATAGGATCAGTAGAGTCCCATCCTTCAAATAAATCATAACCATTTCTGCTTAAGTAGGTGGGGTCATTCTTCATCCTACCCAACATTTCATTCTGAATGATCTTCTGAGGAATAGTCCATGTTGGGCTAAATACAAGGTAGTGCAATCTATCTATCATTACCGGAGTGGCATGATCGGTTTCTCCTGTTATAACTCTCATCTGTAGAGGAACTCTGTTGTTTTCATATACATATAGCTGATATTCAGGTATGTTTACGTAAATGAATTTCTTACCCAGATCACCAGGCATCCATCTTATTCTTTCCAGGTTTAGCTTTATTTGAGCTATTCTCTCGTCTAGAGAAATATTCATTACAGA
This genomic interval carries:
- a CDS encoding mechanosensitive ion channel family protein, with product MKKAFFILILFINSCIAWAQADSVKDTTVMVVAIKADSTVPVAVKVDTATVTADEKLNNEISDLKKDIPSLSDLISIGKVFWAIVFLFGGYFTVRFIGSILEKLAEKSTNYRITIKGLVPVIKISVWMIVLFIIIMGIFHPPVNGIIAATASIGIAVGFAAQDILKNIFGGIMILFDRPFQVGDKIEIGEYYGEVLEIGLRSTRIVTPDDSLVSVPNGELMNKSVSNSNTGEANCQVVAEIYLPITVDTAEVRKIAIESAQVSRFIYLNKPITVLFFNEVKERRSYLKMRLKAYVSDIRNEFAFKSDMTEIVMRELLSQKVISPDDLK
- a CDS encoding GNAT family N-acetyltransferase, with the protein product MLSINTERLSLLEITEADCEFILELMNTAGWLKFIGDRGVKSVDQAKQYIENRIRSSYLEYGFGMNKIVLKNDNVPIGMCGLVKRDYLEGPDIGFAILPEYEGFGYAFEAAQAVLNHAIHELKLSNVMAITDPDNERSQKLIRKLGMKERSSIDPQGKSISMFSYR
- the rimK gene encoding 30S ribosomal protein S6--L-glutamate ligase, with the translated sequence MKVGILSRNQDLYSTRRLVEACEVRGHECEVIDHLKCTLVMEQNNPTVIYKGRHLDDFNAIIPRIGASVTFYGSAVVRQFEMMKVFTAVESQALIRSRDKLRSLQILSRAGLGLPKTVFTNYSRDTDDILNGVGGAPVIIKLLEGTQGLGVVLAENKKAAASVIEAFHGLKARVIVQEYIKEAGGADIRAFIVDGEVVGAMKRQAKEGEFRSNLHRGGTSQVIKLSRKEKSAAITAAKKMGLGVAGVDMLQSSRGPLILEVNSSPGLEGIENATGLDIAGKIVEYLDRNSSKQKRIQKDKVNA
- a CDS encoding ATP-binding protein, encoding MNPELQGQYNNLKTILNDKFLSVLCREINGHIDFLKRVKSLESKIIKANISTQQYDKSLAIIKDYKSTLIVEVEKQFTPPEIVNFDVDFLNFNQDITDYIAQLELDYVRKQEESRFQPTDGDSVLLKVKKWFKRFFYNTSKLPVRTGNAFRKLFKKPVKELKPWTHHIHLQDLTAYFFKEKLPCQLLPIIDKLNLRLSHATKVAWKIDEQIEVICNQLVEQDDYTSELTLEVLEPLDQAITNLEEFKGELKNDLIEAFENVFGKYEDAFLKVGTMELSNNKFKPVKSSKLHSELLKQYKSKREGWYHLFTVLSDDWEIDLELYFILYSGLLEYHRTLHILKQKIDTAVISKLETIASYLESIKDQIQKAPDEAALKMVMEQNMKAVRGELTPKILPETNDLILRQDLPSLVNNIESKIDKLISSVSEKRAVVKGLNYDEAIKSSSISYVSPYELIHFESWPELVKEIKAIKIKLTEQLSVIQNDISGLGQIAEFNLESAMSLFNEEDRKDQPDVIALQGIDRTIERVKAIQLSFQSFENDVESVLYEGIQQFNKRLVQFTNNENIYDIRVRIAKGKALQRSKEWREQAIYKLKNIVPTVISFARLNYQKVNHFVTTTYKKYGLTSQPESITAELADFLAETKGAIEKLPFVYQRLFKLEPLSDINFFEGRAEEMLTLNTAYNNWMKGRFAATVLLGEKGSGATTLLNFYLSDLGTSSAVHRLVPKSSISSIEELLEWFSISFEQNFKSADELIIFLNQKKRVLVLEDIQKLYLKKVKGFEALKWLSEIIALTNEKVFYVCSCTKYAWSYLDKTIQLSEHFSYHISLNDMADGSVVNVIEKRHRVSGYNLKFEPTVSELNNKKFKKLPEQEQQVVLRERYFSSMNKIAKSNVSLALVYWLRSTRQITGNTIHIGSLKEIDFSFMKGLSMNKVFALANIVLHDGLTEDECVAIERSSVRKVRSTLYPLFEDGILVKNEGKYYINPLLYRHTIQLLKSKNIVH
- a CDS encoding ATP-dependent zinc protease family protein, producing the protein MKQKIVIGRNDKIDLPKLHLYDLDAKVDTGAFTSAIHYHMAEVIEKEGRRVLHFTLLDPSHPDYNGKSFYFENFEEREIKNSFGDSERRYIISTIIHIFGRDFETEFSLSNRGNLKFPILLGRKLLKKGFLVDVSYKNLSFNQKQK
- a CDS encoding DUF2911 domain-containing protein; protein product: MRNRIYTTLLLMLISVVAFGQKKMKSPAASSEGSIDGVKVEVKYHQPSVQGRQVMGKLVPYGQVWRTGANNATTISFDQDVKVEGKALPKGTYALFTIPGEGEWEIIFNKNANQWGAFNYDKAEDVLRVKVKSKATSSMVEAFTITVGSNDVSMAWENTEVKFKVSK
- a CDS encoding succinylglutamate desuccinylase/aspartoacylase family protein; the protein is MPDIVIDGHKVSPGQDIQINALIARLPTRTPINIPVFVSRSTKPGPTLLVMAGVHGDETNGIEILRRIIINNYHKPTKGTVIAIPVFNVYGFINHSRGLPDGRDLNRSFPGSKNGSLASRVAHFMTSEILPQVDFGIDFHTGGASHNNFPQIRGVFNTVKEMEVAKAFGAPFIIESPFREKSLRKTADKANKTILVYEGGETLRLRKKVIDTGVDGMLRVMKYLGMRDDAPEIEQKSIYLKTSTWVRAKYAGLHHADVRNGSRVEKNEVLGLITDPYGQFEKKIKSPVNGFVIGINNYPVVNMGDAILHIGSE